The proteins below come from a single Acidimicrobiales bacterium genomic window:
- a CDS encoding GlcNAc-transferase family protein, giving the protein MAGPTDTIYVQVPAYRDPELGPTLLDLYAKAAHPGRLRTCVLWQRDDEELPDEVRRLPGLELIEASYRESRSANWARSILQQRWDGEPFTMLIDSTTASCPAGTPPSWPCTGSVWPGRRSRC; this is encoded by the coding sequence TTGGCTGGTCCCACGGACACCATCTACGTCCAGGTGCCGGCCTACCGCGACCCGGAGCTCGGGCCGACCCTCCTCGACCTCTACGCCAAGGCGGCGCACCCGGGCCGGCTGCGCACGTGCGTCCTCTGGCAGCGCGACGACGAGGAGCTGCCTGACGAGGTGCGCCGGCTGCCCGGGCTCGAGCTGATCGAGGCGTCCTACCGGGAGAGCCGGTCGGCGAACTGGGCGAGGAGCATCCTCCAGCAGCGCTGGGACGGCGAGCCGTTCACGATGCTCATCGACTCCACCACCGCTTCGTGCCCGGCTGGGACACCGCCCTCGTGGCCATGTACCGGCAGTGTCTGGCCCGGTCGCCGAAGCCGCTGCTGA